Below is a genomic region from Henckelia pumila isolate YLH828 chromosome 3, ASM3356847v2, whole genome shotgun sequence.
taaggtagtgtttgggaaagtttttaggaagcacttctcagcttttcgttaacaaaatttcacaaaattttaaaattttgttaatgaaaagcTGAAAAATGCTTCttaaaagctctctcaaacactacctaactCTCCAGCATATCTCTACAAAATTCGAGCACTGAAATCGAATATTTGTGACACGAAATGAAACGTCATCTGTGACAAACACATTTATAGTGGTATGCGCTGTTTATCGGATCGTTACCTTCAACCGGAACCTGCTCGGCTCTGCACTTGTACTTGCATCCTCTGCATTCATTGTAGGTGCACGTTGGAGCTACGGACCCAATCAAATATCTTCTCGGATTGCCCTCCTGCATAGTATCAGCATGAGAATTGAACaggtcttttttttaaaaatatatatatatccactaTTTTCTTCGTCTAACCTTGAGATATAGTCCTCCTTCGTTTGCCGGTTTTGAGATAAAATAAGCTTTAACCACACCTGCATCATGTTGTGAATCTCATATCATATCGACACATCCAACCATTTTGGGTGCTTGTAAAAACTAAACATAGATTTCAAAGCaagaaacttaaaaaaaaaaaaaaaaaaaaagttgcaaAATATAATAACCATGTCGGGGTTGAAGCAATAATAATGCAGCACAAAACAAGAGGAGGAAGAGCAAGATATAGAAGTGATGTTTTGCATTTGCCATAATCTTGCCTTATTCGTACGTATAGGAATGAATATATGTTATGTTTGATGAATGGAAGTTTAAAAAGGAGACGAAGGAATGAAGATTGGAGGAACAAAGAAAAAGGGTTGTGGCTGAATATCGACCATAAGGAGATAGACTGGCTATCATATACGCACTAGtacgaaaaaaataaaataaaataaaacaaaaaaacacaaAGGGGTCCCCCAACTgacaaataattttgaaatttttttgtccTGCCAAAACGCTAGATTATTCCATTTTCCGTCATTTATTTTTGCCTCATGTTCAGCAATATCTTGCagatttatttaataattttgtcCTCGTTTGCATGAGGGAGACAGGACCGATGACACTTGATTATGAGAGAATATTATGTGAAAaatgttcaaattttttataacttttttaaaaaaccgaaAACCACCAAAAAATGCTAAATCACCCTTGGACTAAATAATTTTTGTATCACATCGACGTGATTTTTGTTAAAAGATTGAATGAGGCTGTTTTTCTTTTCCCTAAAAAGAATTTATACAAGTTTATTTGTGATCCTATTTGCGTATGGACTACTTGCCATTATACTCCAGAATCCAGACTGTTGCTTTACAGAAGTGCTGAAATTCGAGAGTGATCTTATTCTTAGGTAAcgtttgggagagcttttaggaagcacttctcagcttttcgttaacaaaattaCACAAAATAACAAATTTTTGTTAACGGAAAAGCTGAGAATTGCTTTTAAGaagctcttccaaacactaccttattcTTACACTtacctttatttatttttt
It encodes:
- the LOC140893172 gene encoding uncharacterized protein, which gives rise to MANAKHHFYILLFLLLFCAALLLLQPRHGVVKAYFISKPANEGGLYLKEGNPRRYLIGSVAPTCTYNECRGCKYKCRAEQVPVEGNDPINSAYHYKCVCHR